A genome region from Halosegnis longus includes the following:
- a CDS encoding LamG-like jellyroll fold domain-containing protein — MTELTINWSDFSDNEDGFRVYRSTSSGTTTADYTQIADVAPNTASYTDTGRTKGETYYYRVEAYTEHTTSLSDEVSAVITPNSVSSLTATGGDRVVDLSWSEGAGNNSGHRVYAADVSGSSTADYTQIADLAAGTTSYSDTRTLQDGEKYFYRVETYYSGKTALSQESVAVTDIRSPTVDSLDYISDDQLDLSVTHDSNYGNLHVQINRDSNGYVNPTGGQVYPSNGGTYTYGPNSDTPYEQQVGIDSSFKFRVRTETEHRQSSWVESSTVYTSPIPPHNPSVSRYSATEINVSWTDNSDIADKTALFYRKDTGNGYGNWNYAGDGASITGVSKGSEQSVLLSASDQFWLGEDMRVQIKLRHEHFSSNRDSSFIHSDYGNNNNVFFEDNFESGDLSAWDSTNLGGNAGVKNNSEHPDLNLNGSDEGSHHFYGEGINDSEATYLQKDLGDLSNEKNVIVKCAFSVGSLDNGTENIGVSWYDGSSWQSLEHFNWEYNKQGWFEVSLLVDSSLLSTDNKVRVGTTTTSAGMFGGDHFAVDRVVVSDILHEYTKPAQPTNPTSDTSIAREITIDWDDNRSLSNGSPEWFGRTHNSGNGFTKYFDNPPHTWDGLLDGEKYEWRPSVVYPQDRRGSTDNWWRANGPTVTATTKLPALSDLSISDVDTNSAVVGATDNANNRDGYRVFKGRDGHLEFDPSQNQHVITPLQPSDIGVDGDSPKTVIATVNTSNTNKSNRAVWEFGNQGTSGEEFSFRRTDYSESDGFSWRAQFWSGDLNFTGGRLNEDITIALTYGEGTSEAYINGSSKGDLNRVLNTQDGQSFRLGHWSGKEYWDGDIKDVKVYDRRLSSSEVSADAEGELINDGLQMWLPLNDGSGNTAEDYINNYDGDLINSPTWVGGGPIEQDGADIAPVDFPRYWDISQYGGDVEVLGSYEGYEDVVQLDRVDGRFDDLFSGQFKQSDFPDFEGDGNYVHIGFYAKWDQVVGWGTGFGRGEWVVKPDPDPNKYQYYEARSDGQNGEYFRMYYSKQDSGPAVYVAEPDIWKEGVDPPYRTIEHTIDGLPEGEAYVTRMSTFTEHTETFDQ; from the coding sequence ATGACAGAACTCACGATAAATTGGTCAGACTTCTCTGACAACGAAGACGGCTTTCGAGTGTACCGCTCGACCTCTTCGGGAACGACCACAGCTGACTACACTCAGATTGCTGATGTTGCCCCGAACACGGCTTCGTACACTGACACGGGGCGAACGAAGGGTGAAACCTACTACTACCGAGTAGAGGCATACACCGAACACACTACGTCACTCTCCGACGAAGTATCCGCAGTAATAACACCCAACTCGGTCAGCTCTTTGACTGCGACGGGTGGGGACCGTGTTGTTGACCTTTCATGGAGCGAGGGGGCAGGCAACAACAGCGGTCATCGAGTGTACGCAGCAGACGTTTCTGGTTCTTCGACTGCAGATTACACGCAGATTGCTGACCTCGCTGCTGGGACGACGTCATACAGTGACACACGAACTCTTCAAGACGGAGAAAAGTACTTCTACCGGGTTGAGACATACTACAGCGGGAAGACTGCGTTATCGCAGGAGTCTGTGGCTGTTACTGATATTCGATCTCCAACGGTTGACTCGCTTGACTACATCAGCGACGATCAGTTGGATCTGTCGGTTACTCACGATTCCAACTACGGGAATCTTCACGTTCAGATTAACCGCGATTCGAACGGCTACGTAAATCCAACTGGCGGGCAAGTGTATCCGTCAAATGGAGGTACATACACCTATGGTCCTAACTCTGACACACCATACGAACAACAGGTTGGTATAGACTCATCATTCAAATTCCGCGTTCGAACTGAAACAGAGCATAGACAAAGCTCGTGGGTGGAAAGTTCGACAGTTTACACAAGCCCGATTCCGCCACACAATCCGAGTGTATCACGGTATAGTGCTACCGAAATCAACGTTTCATGGACCGATAACAGCGATATAGCTGACAAAACTGCGTTATTCTACAGAAAAGACACGGGTAATGGATACGGTAACTGGAACTATGCAGGCGATGGAGCATCCATTACTGGTGTTTCGAAAGGTTCGGAACAGTCTGTGCTTCTATCTGCATCTGACCAGTTCTGGTTGGGAGAAGATATGCGGGTGCAAATAAAACTCCGACATGAACACTTCAGCTCAAATCGCGATTCTTCATTCATCCATTCCGATTACGGCAACAATAACAACGTCTTCTTCGAGGACAACTTCGAAAGTGGCGACCTGAGTGCATGGGATTCAACGAACCTTGGAGGAAATGCGGGGGTGAAGAATAATAGCGAACATCCAGATTTGAATCTTAATGGCTCTGATGAAGGGTCACACCATTTCTATGGTGAAGGAATCAACGACAGTGAAGCAACCTATCTTCAGAAAGACCTTGGTGATTTGAGCAACGAGAAAAATGTAATTGTTAAGTGTGCATTTTCTGTCGGCTCTCTTGACAACGGTACAGAGAACATCGGCGTCTCATGGTACGATGGCTCTTCGTGGCAATCGCTTGAGCATTTCAATTGGGAATATAACAAGCAAGGATGGTTTGAAGTTTCACTGCTTGTTGACTCTTCACTTCTTTCAACAGACAATAAAGTAAGAGTTGGAACCACTACTACTTCAGCTGGGATGTTTGGTGGCGACCACTTTGCAGTTGACCGTGTGGTCGTCAGCGACATTCTCCACGAATACACCAAACCAGCTCAACCGACCAATCCAACATCAGATACCTCAATTGCGCGTGAGATAACGATTGATTGGGACGACAATCGGTCGTTGTCTAACGGTTCCCCCGAATGGTTTGGGCGCACTCACAACTCTGGAAATGGCTTTACGAAGTACTTCGATAACCCACCACACACATGGGATGGACTACTCGATGGGGAGAAATATGAGTGGCGTCCATCGGTCGTTTATCCACAGGATCGGAGAGGGAGTACTGACAACTGGTGGCGTGCAAATGGACCGACAGTAACCGCAACGACGAAGCTCCCTGCATTGTCGGACCTCTCAATCTCCGATGTTGATACCAACAGTGCCGTCGTAGGTGCGACGGACAATGCGAATAACAGAGACGGATATCGAGTGTTCAAAGGTCGTGATGGGCACTTGGAATTTGACCCTTCACAGAACCAACACGTCATCACGCCACTACAACCGTCCGACATAGGTGTTGACGGAGATTCACCCAAAACGGTTATCGCTACTGTAAACACATCTAATACCAATAAATCAAATCGTGCTGTATGGGAATTTGGAAATCAGGGAACATCTGGTGAAGAATTTTCATTCCGTCGAACAGACTATTCTGAATCTGATGGTTTCAGTTGGCGAGCGCAGTTTTGGAGTGGAGATTTGAATTTCACAGGTGGTAGACTAAATGAAGACATCACTATTGCGCTCACCTATGGAGAGGGTACTTCGGAAGCGTATATTAATGGTAGTTCAAAAGGTGATCTTAACCGCGTTCTCAATACCCAAGATGGTCAGTCATTCCGTTTGGGGCATTGGTCCGGTAAAGAATATTGGGATGGGGATATTAAAGATGTAAAAGTCTACGATCGCCGTCTTTCATCTTCGGAAGTCTCTGCCGACGCTGAAGGAGAATTAATTAACGACGGGCTTCAAATGTGGCTTCCACTGAACGACGGTTCAGGAAACACCGCTGAAGACTACATCAACAACTACGATGGCGACTTAATTAATTCCCCAACATGGGTCGGTGGTGGCCCGATCGAGCAGGACGGAGCAGACATCGCTCCAGTAGACTTCCCGCGATATTGGGACATATCGCAATACGGTGGAGACGTAGAGGTATTGGGAAGTTATGAAGGATACGAGGATGTTGTTCAGCTCGACCGTGTTGACGGACGGTTTGATGATCTATTCTCAGGCCAATTCAAGCAGAGTGACTTCCCTGACTTTGAGGGTGATGGGAACTACGTCCACATCGGATTCTACGCAAAGTGGGACCAAGTAGTTGGTTGGGGGACTGGCTTTGGTAGAGGAGAATGGGTTGTCAAACCCGACCCAGATCCGAACAAATACCAATATTATGAAGCCCGCTCAGATGGACAGAACGGCGAGTATTTCAGAATGTACTACAGTAAACAAGATTCTGGACCCGCTGTCTATGTAGCTGAACCTGATATATGGAAAGAAGGCGTTGACCCCCCATATCGAACAATCGAGCACACCATCGATGGCCTCCCCGAGGGTGAGGCCTACGTCACACGGATGAGCACATTCACTGAACACACGGAGACATTCGACCAATGA
- a CDS encoding fibronectin type III domain-containing protein, protein MVQAGETITYTWSGGDDDGKHVLDISSIGEITIDYIDGAGGTGTAGSAGGRVENVTANVSNHDTLYVWVAGGDGSNTTELGRYQGGQEGYMGGGSSEVSVVNTDDSDSETEPFIAAAGGGGGGYSSNQFIGATRGGGGARGGSGSDSNSEDGNGQAPPLGGDAAIDGGASESGDGAISGHGSSVSTSGGTTIKGGGSSNETGGEIQITYKAGVSPPSAPQNVSASYIADDQIDFSFDAPPDWGGEEGSYDVEILRDNGSWKNPSGGPTSPSSAGTYSYGPNSDTAYGRQVGVDSSFEFRVRATNSAGSSSWGVSSTIYTTPTPPHSPNTSRPSSSEIDHNWTVESDIESGTEIQYREDTGSGYGVWTTLRTTGPSVIGYVETGLPEDVRRQYRYRHVVGSENASEWVYADYGNEGNIYFEDSFDSGNLDKWDETTTNDARSQVVSDSSARDSISYPDTGSQYLRLDASDSVTKNLGDLSTETDVIVRATIGVEGLDDSGDWIHPRWYDGNSWNTLRDFSTAYNLNGWVQFTAKIPDSNLSTNNKLQFLCASQGGNYHYIDSVVVSDILHEYTNPTAPSGLSLDTSVADEISLSWNNNNPFGDYYQFQWRVAGSGDSWTTESASQTTATHTGVDDGEKYEYLTEVTVQQARRGSNNNSYHAESSIQEAISLLPAPTINSIE, encoded by the coding sequence ATGGTTCAAGCAGGAGAAACAATCACGTACACATGGAGCGGGGGCGACGATGACGGAAAGCACGTTCTGGATATATCGTCTATTGGTGAGATTACTATAGACTACATCGACGGAGCGGGGGGGACTGGAACAGCGGGTTCTGCTGGTGGTCGCGTTGAAAATGTAACTGCAAACGTATCTAACCACGACACATTATATGTGTGGGTAGCTGGTGGTGATGGTTCGAATACCACTGAACTCGGTCGCTACCAAGGAGGACAAGAAGGGTATATGGGTGGTGGTTCATCAGAAGTATCTGTCGTTAATACCGACGATAGTGACTCTGAAACAGAACCATTCATTGCTGCTGCTGGTGGTGGTGGCGGTGGATATAGTAGTAACCAATTCATAGGAGCAACACGCGGTGGGGGTGGCGCAAGAGGCGGGAGCGGTTCTGACAGTAATAGTGAGGACGGGAATGGACAAGCACCGCCACTTGGTGGCGATGCAGCAATAGACGGTGGGGCTTCAGAAAGTGGTGACGGTGCTATCAGTGGCCACGGCTCTTCTGTTTCTACATCTGGTGGAACAACAATCAAAGGTGGCGGGTCATCAAATGAAACAGGTGGAGAAATCCAAATTACGTATAAAGCAGGCGTTTCTCCACCATCTGCTCCCCAAAACGTGTCTGCGTCCTACATTGCTGATGACCAGATAGACTTCTCGTTCGATGCTCCCCCAGATTGGGGTGGTGAAGAGGGGTCATATGACGTTGAAATTCTTCGAGACAATGGTTCATGGAAGAACCCGTCAGGTGGGCCAACTTCACCGTCTTCTGCTGGCACATACTCGTATGGGCCAAACTCTGACACTGCCTATGGTAGACAAGTTGGGGTAGACTCATCTTTCGAATTCCGCGTTCGAGCAACGAACTCTGCTGGTAGCTCGTCGTGGGGTGTGTCATCAACAATTTACACAACACCAACTCCTCCACATAGTCCAAACACGTCACGCCCAAGTTCGTCTGAAATTGACCACAATTGGACGGTAGAGAGTGATATTGAATCTGGAACAGAAATTCAATACCGCGAAGATACTGGTTCAGGATACGGTGTATGGACCACACTCAGAACAACTGGACCAAGTGTAATTGGATATGTAGAAACAGGATTACCTGAAGATGTACGAAGACAATATAGATATAGACACGTTGTCGGGAGCGAGAATGCATCTGAGTGGGTATATGCTGATTATGGCAATGAAGGAAACATCTATTTCGAAGATAGTTTTGACAGTGGTAATTTAGATAAATGGGATGAAACAACCACCAATGATGCTCGCTCGCAAGTTGTTTCTGACTCAAGTGCAAGAGATAGCATTAGCTATCCTGATACTGGTTCACAATATCTTCGACTCGACGCTTCAGACAGTGTAACAAAAAACCTCGGTGACCTTTCCACCGAAACGGATGTAATTGTTCGTGCAACTATCGGTGTTGAAGGATTGGATGACAGTGGAGATTGGATACACCCACGTTGGTATGATGGAAACAGTTGGAATACACTGAGAGACTTTTCGACAGCATACAATCTTAATGGGTGGGTACAGTTCACTGCTAAAATTCCTGATTCTAATCTTTCAACGAATAATAAATTACAGTTTTTGTGTGCAAGTCAAGGAGGAAACTATCATTACATCGACAGTGTGGTTGTCTCCGACATTCTGCATGAATACACGAATCCCACCGCTCCAAGTGGTCTTTCGTTAGACACGTCAGTTGCAGACGAGATCTCACTTTCATGGAACAATAACAACCCCTTCGGCGACTACTACCAATTCCAGTGGCGTGTTGCTGGTAGTGGAGATAGCTGGACAACTGAATCAGCATCACAAACCACAGCCACCCACACCGGAGTGGACGACGGTGAAAAGTATGAGTATCTGACTGAGGTGACGGTTCAACAAGCTCGGCGTGGTTCCAACAATAATTCGTACCATGCAGAAAGTAGCATTCAAGAAGCGATATCGCTCCTCCCAGCGCCAACGATTAATTCAATAGAATAA